The following coding sequences are from one Sciurus carolinensis chromosome 11, mSciCar1.2, whole genome shotgun sequence window:
- the Upk2 gene encoding uroplakin-2 isoform X1 yields the protein MTSQRPVQTLPLILILLAILAPGTAADFNISSLTGLLSPALTESLLVALPPCHLTGGNATLTVRRANDSKVVNSSFLVPPCRGRRELVSVVDSGNGFTVTRLRAYQVTNLLPGTKYYISYQVQKKTSTESSREIPMSTLPRRNMESIGLGMARTGGMVVITVLLSVAMFLLVVGFIIALALGARK from the exons ATGACATCCCAGAGGCCTGTCCAGACCTTGCCCTTGATCCTGATTCTGCTGGCTATCCTGGCCCCAGGGACTGCAG CAGACTTCAACATCTCAAGTCTCACTGGTCTGCTGTCCCCAGCGCTAACGGAGAGCCTGCTAGTTGCTTTGCCCCCCTGTCACCTCACAGGAGGCAATGCCACACTGACTGTCCGCAGAGCCAATGACAGCAAAG TGGTGAATTCCAGCTTTTTAGTGCCTCCGTGCCGCGGGCGTAGGGAGCTGGTGAGTGTGGTGGACAGTGGGAATGGCTTCACAGTCACACGGCTCCGTGCATACCAGGTGACAAACCTCCTCCCAGGAACCAAATACTA CATTTCCTACCAAGTACAGAAAAAGACGTCCACCGAGTCCAGTAGAGAGATCCCAATGTCTACGCTTCCTC GAAGGAATATGGAGTCCATTGGGCTGGGAATGGCCCGAACAGGGGGCATGGTGGTCATCACAGTGCTGCTGTCTGTCGCCATGTTCCTGCTGGTGGTGGGTTTCATCATTGCCCTGGCTCTGGGTGCTCGAAAGTAA
- the Foxr1 gene encoding forkhead box protein R1 has product MGNESFLAFTTAHLPLTEQNLARYKLRVVEPPKLPLEKKPNADEDGPDIEPNLWMWVNPNVVYPPGKLEVAESKKGEELMSELPSPQPPPKEEDASCSEVSRAESLLHSSSEQSPPRKQLASSPSTWELPEEEEAKDQDDSSSVALPSPHTRAPLQSRRLRQAISPEGRLWSRPPLNYFHLIALALRNSPPCGLNVQQIYSFTRQHFPFFRTAPEGWKNTVRHNLCFRDSFEKVPVSMQGEASTRPRSCLWKLTEEGHRRFAEEARALASTRLESIQQCMSQPDVMPFLFDLEL; this is encoded by the exons ATGGGGAACGAGTCCTTTCTGGCCTTTACCACGGCGCACCTGCCCCTGACGGAGCAGAACC TTGCCAGATACAAACTTCGAGTAGTTGAACCACCAAAACTACCTTTGGAAAAAAAACCCAATGCTGATGAAGATG GTCCAGATATTGAGCCCAACCTGTGGATGTGGGTAAACCCCAATGTGGTGTATCCCCCTGGCAAACTGGAGGTTGCAGAATCTAAGAAAGGGGAGGAACTGATGAGCGAGCTCCCATCCCCTCAGCCACCCCCAAAGGAGGAAGATGCCAGCTGCTCAGAGGTCTCCAGGGCAGAATCATTGCTGCATTCCTCCAGTGAGCAGTCTCCCCCTCGGAAGCAGCTCGCCTCTTCCCCCAGCACCTGGGAG CtcccagaagaggaggaggctAAGGACCAGGATGACAGCTCCTCTGTGGCTCTCCCGTCCCCTCACACAAGGGCCCCCCTCCAGAGTCGGAGGCTTCGGCAAGCCATCAGCCCGGAGGGGAGGCTCTGGTCCCGGCCCCCTCTCAATTACTTCCACCTAATTGCCCTGGCACTAAGAAACAGTCCCCCCTGTGGCCTCAACGTGCAGCAGATCTACAGTTTCACTCG ACAACACTTCCCTTTTTTCCGGACGGCTCCAGAAGGCTGGAAGAATACTGTCCGTCACAATCTCTGTTTCCGAGACAGCTTTGAGAAAGTGCCGGTCAGTATGCAGGGTGAGGCCAGCACCCGGCCTCGatcctgcctctggaagttgacTGAGGAGGGACACCGCCGCTTTGCGGAGGAGGCCCGTGCCTTGGCTTCCACTCGGCTGGAAAGTATCCAACAGTGCATGAGCCAGCCAG ATGTGATGCCCTTCCTTTTTGACCTTGAACTCTAA
- the Upk2 gene encoding uroplakin-2 isoform X2 — MTSQRPVQTLPLILILLAILAPGTADFNISSLTGLLSPALTESLLVALPPCHLTGGNATLTVRRANDSKVVNSSFLVPPCRGRRELVSVVDSGNGFTVTRLRAYQVTNLLPGTKYYISYQVQKKTSTESSREIPMSTLPRRNMESIGLGMARTGGMVVITVLLSVAMFLLVVGFIIALALGARK; from the exons ATGACATCCCAGAGGCCTGTCCAGACCTTGCCCTTGATCCTGATTCTGCTGGCTATCCTGGCCCCAGGGACTGCAG ACTTCAACATCTCAAGTCTCACTGGTCTGCTGTCCCCAGCGCTAACGGAGAGCCTGCTAGTTGCTTTGCCCCCCTGTCACCTCACAGGAGGCAATGCCACACTGACTGTCCGCAGAGCCAATGACAGCAAAG TGGTGAATTCCAGCTTTTTAGTGCCTCCGTGCCGCGGGCGTAGGGAGCTGGTGAGTGTGGTGGACAGTGGGAATGGCTTCACAGTCACACGGCTCCGTGCATACCAGGTGACAAACCTCCTCCCAGGAACCAAATACTA CATTTCCTACCAAGTACAGAAAAAGACGTCCACCGAGTCCAGTAGAGAGATCCCAATGTCTACGCTTCCTC GAAGGAATATGGAGTCCATTGGGCTGGGAATGGCCCGAACAGGGGGCATGGTGGTCATCACAGTGCTGCTGTCTGTCGCCATGTTCCTGCTGGTGGTGGGTTTCATCATTGCCCTGGCTCTGGGTGCTCGAAAGTAA